A single genomic interval of Nostoc commune NIES-4072 harbors:
- a CDS encoding Uma2 family endonuclease produces MSATKPVEPLYTFKEYLTYDDGTDKRYELEDGVLLEMPPASDLHEAIITFLLIRFYLEIQRLGLDWQVRPSGTGVRTSVKKSRLPDLIVMTEEQRQSIQGKSAVLELPPLLTIEVVSAESVKRDYQRKPLEYAAFSIPEYWIVDPLEAKVTVCLLDEGRYNQTVFTGNQQIFSPTFPELKLTAQQVLTA; encoded by the coding sequence ATGTCCGCTACAAAACCTGTAGAACCTCTGTATACTTTTAAAGAATATCTCACCTACGATGATGGCACTGACAAGCGCTATGAACTTGAGGATGGGGTACTGCTAGAAATGCCTCCAGCCTCAGATTTGCATGAAGCTATCATCACTTTCTTGTTAATCCGCTTCTATCTAGAAATCCAACGACTAGGGTTAGATTGGCAAGTTCGCCCTAGCGGTACTGGCGTTCGTACCTCCGTCAAAAAATCCCGTCTCCCTGACTTAATTGTGATGACTGAAGAACAGCGACAATCTATTCAGGGTAAATCGGCTGTGCTTGAGTTACCTCCACTGTTAACAATAGAAGTGGTTAGTGCTGAGTCTGTGAAGCGAGATTATCAAAGGAAACCACTTGAGTATGCAGCCTTTTCTATCCCTGAATACTGGATTGTTGATCCTCTAGAGGCAAAGGTGACAGTCTGTTTGTTGGATGAAGGACGTTATAACCAAACAGTATTTACAGGAAACCAGCAAATTTTTTCTCCGACTTTTCCTGAGTTAAAACTGACAGCGCAGCAAGTATTAACGGCTTAG